The Chryseobacterium sp. JV274 sequence CGACAGAGTTTGTCTTGCTCCCAATACATTAGAATTCAACCAAAAAGTTACCCCAAAAGGGGCAACAGAAGAAGCCGCAACTGAGGAAACAGCGGCTCCTGTAAAAGACTCTGTAAAAATAACTGAAACGGTTACTGAGAATCCTGCCAAAACAGAAGTTGCGATCACAGAAACTTCAAAACTGGATCCTAAGCAGCTGAAAATTGAAACGATAGATTTCAAAAAACCATTAACAGATTGTGGTACTGCTTCTACTAAAGTGGACGAAAATTACTGGACCTATTTATTCCTAGGATTTATAGGCGGTCTGATCGCGTTGCTTACGCCTTGCGTTTTCCCAATGATTCCATTAACAGTTTCATTCTTTACGAAAGGCAGCAAGAACAAAGCGAAAGGAAAAAGAGATGCTCTTATTTATGGGTTTTTCATTCTTCTTATCTTCGTTTTATTAAGTATTCCTTTCCACATTATCGACGGGATTGCAGGAAATATCTTCAACGAGATTTCTACCAGCGTATGGCTGAATATCGCCTTCTTTATTATTTTCATTTTCTTTGCCGGAAGTTTCTTCGGATATTATGATATCACTTTACCGAGTTCAATCGCTAATAAATCTTCTAAAGCGGAAGAAGCAGGAGGACTTATCGGTATTTTCTTCATGGCATTGACATTGGTGATTGTTTCTTTCTCCTGTACAGGGCCTATTTTAGGAAGTTTACTAGGAAGTGCGGTAACGGGTTCTACTAACGTTCCGATGTTATTGACATTTGCATTGGCAGGATTTGGTCTTGCCTGGGCAATCATTTTCGGACTATTGGCTTTATTCCCGCAAGCATTACAAAGTCTTCCGAAATCCGGAGGATGGATGAATACGGTAAAGGTAGTTTTAGGTTTCGTAGAATTGGCTTTAGCCTTGAAATTCTTATCTAAAGCAGATCTTGTTTCTAAGACATTCTTCTTAAAAAGAGAACTTTTCATTGCAATCTGGATCATCGTAGCATTAGGATTAGCATTATATTTATTAGGATTCATCAGATTCCCGCATGATGATAAAAAGCCTAAAATATCCATTACAAGAAAGATATTAGGCGCATTGGGAATAGGTTTTGTAATCTATTTAATCCAGGGATTAATACCATCTGACCGTCCAAAACTGCAGTTGTTAAGCGGGATTTTACCTCCACTGAACGTAAGTTATTTCCATGATGAAAAAGATGGAATTTTAGGAATGCATCCGGAACACGACTTCTTCAAAGCAATAGAACTTGCCAAAAAAGAAGATAAACCTATTTTAATTGACTTCACCGGATACGGTTGTGAAAACTGTAGAAAAATGGAGGAGTTTGTATGGAGCGAACCAGATATCTTACCTATCCTTCAGAACGATGTAGTATTAGCATCTCTGTATGTGGATGACAAAGAAGAGCTTCCGGAGGATCAAAAAACTAAAATTGACCTTGGTGAAGGGCAGATCAAAAAGGTAAAAACAATCGGTGACAGATGGAGTTTATTCCAGCAGGTTAACTTTAACAATAACTCGCAGCCTCACTATGTTTTGATAACTCCGGACGGAAAAGTAATCAATACTCCGGTTTCAGGATATATGCCAAAAGAGGATTTCAAGAAATTCTTGGAATGCGGTGTTAATTACTATAAAAAGAGTAAATAAAACATTTACATATCATTGAAAAACTCACACTTTACCGTGTGAGTTTTTTTATTTCTAATGACTTGAATAAACATCAAAATAAATTAATTACATTAGAGCAAACTAATACCCAATCAAAAAAAATGAGAAACTTTACGGTGATTCTATCATTATTCTTAACTTCTATTTTGTCCGCCCAGACTGCTCCTTCCATTCAATGGCAAAAATCTATGGGCGGAAGTAATGTAGATATGTTTCATTTTGTTGAGCAAACTTCCGACGGGGGATACATTATTTCAGGTTCTACCTTTTCCAATAATGGAGACCTTACGGGAAATTTTGGCAGCAGGGACGCATGGATTCTTAAGTTGAGTTTCAACGGAAGCATAGAGTGGCAAAAATCATTAGGAGGCAGCCAGGCAGAATTATTCCAGTCTATACGGGAAACTTCCGATGGAGGTTATATTCTCGCGGGAGGATCAACTTCTGTAGATGGCGATCTTACCAACAACAACGGTCTTGAAGATTATTGGATTGTAAAATTAGATTCAGTTGGAAATATAGAATGGCAAAAATCTATGGGTGGAAGCGATCGTGATATTGCACAAGATATTTTGCAAACGTCTGACGAAGGATACATTATTGCCGGAACAAGCTATTCTACTGATGGTGATATACTGGGAAGCCATGGAGGTTCAGATATCTGGATCATTAAAACAAATTCCACAGGAAATATACAATGGCAAAAGTCTTTAGGCAGTAGTTCAGCCGAAGAAGTACAATCTATTCAACAAACTTCTGATAATGGATATATTATTGGAGGGACCACCGGAAATATTGCAGATGGAGATGTCACACAGATATATGGAGGAACAGACTATTGGATCGTAAAACTGGATTCGGATGGGAATATACAATGGCAGAAATCTTTAGGCGGAACCGGATTTGATGTTGTCCATTCTATCCAACAGACTTTTGATGGAGGTTATATTGTTGCTGGAGTATACGAAAGGGCAATTCCTCCCTATGCTCTAAATTCCGATTATGGCATCATAAAACTAGCCAGTAATGGAGATATACAGTGGCAAAAATTTTTTGGAGGAAGCAACAGTGAGGTCGCCAACTCTATTCAGCAAACCGCTGATGGGGGATATATTATTGCAGGATTTTCCAATTCTAACAATGGCGACGTGCTAGGAAATCATGGTAACAGTGATTTCTGGATTTTAAAAACAGATAATACCGGAACGCTTCAATGGCAAAAATCTTTAGGCGGAACTGGTAATGAGAGCGCAGGATCTATCCGAAAGACAGTGGATGGTGGATATATTATTATTGGATATTCCAGCTCCAACAATGGAGATGTTTCAGGGAACCACGGAAACATTGACGGGTGGATCGTAAAATTAGGCCCGCAACAATTAGGAATCTCGGAAAGTCAGAAAATGAATCAACCTAACCTCTACCCAAATCCGGCAAAAGATTTCTTTTATGTGGACCATCTTCCAAAAGGAACTGTTATGGACATTATTGATATGTCAGGAAGAAAACTTTTATCCAAAAAAAATAATGAGGAAAAAATAAAAATCAATACTTCTATATTCTCAGAAGGAATCTATATTGTGCAAATAAAAAACAAAGACGGAATCATTTTCTCAAAGAAAATAACCGTCAGCAGATAGTTTATTGATAAAATTCAGTCATTCACCAATAGCATCAATACATTATTTAAGCTTAGAAAAATAATTATTTTTATTATAATCAACTAAATAAACAATAAAACACCAAGCGTAGTGTAAAATTAATTATATTTGAATAACTATCACCAATTCAAATACATATGAGACATTATATATTTACTTTTTCATTCCTTACCTATTCATTATTTACAGCTCAGACTGCTCCATCGATAGAATGGCAAAAAGCCTTAGGAGGAACTCAGGGCGAAACCGCGCATTATACCCAGCAAACTTCTGATGGAGGGTACATCATGGCCGGAGATACATCATCAAACGACGGAGATGTTAGTGGAAACCATGGTGAAGGAGATGGATGGGTAGTAAAAATGGATGGCAGTGGAAATATACAATGGCAAAAAGCACTGGGAGGAAGTAATAATGATATAATTCAGTCTATCCGCCAGACTACAGATGGAGGATACATTGCCGCCGGATCTTCTAAATCTACAGACGGAGATACTACTGTAAACCATGGAAATTTTGATTTCTGGGTGGTAAAATTGGATAACTCCGGAAACATACAATGGCAGAAATCTTTAGGAGGAAGCGGTATTGATGAAGCTCAATCTATTCAGCAGACTGCCGAAGGAGGGTATATTGTTGCCGGAACCTCCAGTTCTAATGATGGGGATGTGAGTGGGAATCAGGGAGGACAGGATTATTGGGTTGTAAAATTGGATAGCTCCGGAAATATACAATGGCAGAAGTCATTGGGAGGAAGTGACAGCGATCAGCTGAATTCTGTTCAGCAAACTTTTGACGGAGGATACATTATTGCAGGAACCACCGTATCTACAGATGGTCATATTACTGTAAGCTACGGAAACAACGATTTTTGGGTGGTAAAACTTGATCTTTCCGGAAATATACAATGGGAAAAAACACTGGGTAATATTGGTGATAATTTGGGATATTCTGCACAACAGACTTTCGATGGCGGTTATATTGTGGTGGGTACTTCTTATGACCCCACAAACATTGAAAACGGTCTTCCTGATTATTGGGTAGTAAAACTAAATAATAGCGGAGTTATACAGTGGGATAAATATTTGGGTGGAAGCCTTCATGACAACGCAATAACAATAAGACAAACCCCTGAATGGGAATATATTGTCGGAGGCTGGACAATTTCCAATAACGGACAGGTAACTGGAAATCATGGCGATCTGGACTATTGGATCGTAAAACTGGATACTAATGGAAACCTGAAATGGGAAAAAACTCTGGGAGGTCCAGACACCGAATACTTTAGCTCTATTGAGCTAACCAATGATAATGGATATATTGTTTCAGGAAATACATTTTCTACAAGTGGAGATATTACAGGAAATCATGGGTTAATTGATGCCTGGGTTGTGAAACTAAGCCCGGAACAATTAGGAATCTCAGAAAACCACCCGACAAATAAGCCTAACCTCTACCCTAACCCCTCAAAGGATTTCTTTTATGCGGATCATCTTCCCAAAGAAACAGTTATCAGCATCACGGATATGTCCGGAAGAAAACTTTTCTCTCAAAAATATAACGAAGAAAAAATAAAAATCAATACTGCTACATTCTCAGAAGGAATCTACATTGTGCAGATCAAAAACAAAGACGGAATCATTCTCTCCAAGAAAATAACAGTCAGCAGATAAGTTATTGGTAAATATTTAAGCTTAACAAAATAATTATTTCTTTATCATTGAAAAACTCACACTTTATTGTGCGAGTTTTTTTTATAATCTTCAGACAAAGAGTATCCTGAAAATTTAATAATCAGTAAACCAACAACATCATGATTATCGGTTTAAAAAAAATAGATTAAAAAGACAGGAAAGTTTAAAATCGCCATAAAAACAATCAATAAATTCATGAATCTATTAATTATTCATCAAACAAGGCATATGTTTTGCAAGAATTATACAACAAATACCGTTTAACATTTAAAAACTTTCAATCATGGCAGAAGTAATTGCACAAGAAAAACAAGGCAGCAAACAAAAGAAAAAAATGATCAGAGTAGACATGACTCCTATGGTAGATCTGGGATTCTTACTCATCACGTTCTTCATGTTCACCACAAACTTTACAAAACCTAATGTAATGGATTTAGGATTACCGGCAAAAGATCCAAACCCTCATCCTACGGACATTCCCGTAATTGGAGATAAAGACCAGATTACATTTATCCTTGGAAAAGATAATCGTGTGTTTTATCATCAAAGTAATGCTACAGACTTAACTACAGGAAATCTTAAAGAAACAGATTTCAGTGGAATAAAAATTTCAAAAATTATTTCTGAAGCTTATAAAAATGCACCGGCACCTAAAAACTTCACCGTAATTGTGAAGCCAACAGACGAAGCCAATTATAAGAATTTTGTGGATATGCTGGACAACCTGGCCATTTCCAAAAAAGAACGATATGGCGTGACCGATATCAAGCCTTGGGAAACAAAGATTTACAAGGAATTAACTCAATAAAAGATAAAGGGCATTTTTAAAATGCTCTTTTTTGTTTACATTTGAAAGGAAAATTGATCTGCAGTACGTAAGAGCTATATTATTTTTAACCTTCTATAATTTTGAAATCATGCTGAACTTTGAAAGAAAAGGAAACGGAAAAGAAACATTTGTACTTCTTCACGGATTTATGGAAAACCTATCCATCTGGAGCGATATGGAGCATCATCTTTCCAAAGATTTTTCACTGCTCAAAATTGACCTTCCCGGCCACGGACAGTCTGAAATTCTTGCGGAAGTTCATACCATGGAACTGATGGCCGAAGAAGTAAAAAAAGTTTTAGACAATCAGCATGTAGAAAAAGTTCACCTTTTGGGACATTCTATGGGAGGATACACCTCTCTTGCTTTTGCAGAAAAATACCCCAACTCTTTAAAAAGCTTAACTTTATTTTTCTCTACTTATTTTCCGGATGATGAAGAGAAAAAACAACAGCGCATCAAAAGCTACAGGATCATTAAGGATGCATTTGCCCATTATGTAAGGGCTGGCATTCCCAATTTATTTAATCCTAATGAAAGAGATATTCTGGAAGGGAAAATTGAAATTGCTCTTGAAACAGCCCTATCTACCAATAATCTGGGGGCTCTTGCCTGTGTAAAAGGCATGGTAGAAAGAACCGACAAAAAACATATCCTGGAAAATCTGGAAGCTAAAATTTTAGTATTAGCCGGCAAGCATGATAACGCAGTGAAAACTGACATGATGATCAAACATCTTCCAGACAGGACAAATATCAAATCTTATATTCTGGACTGCGGACACAACGGACATTGGGAAAAGCCCGGCATCTGTGCTGAAATCATCAATACGGAACTTCTCCACAACCTTCCTAAAAAACTTGTTTTATAACATCAGTTTCCTGATAGATTAAAATCGCCTTTAATAAAAAATCCTGTATATTAGTAGAGGATAATTTTGTCAATGGCTTTATTTTCATTCAAAAAAAAGAAACCACCGGCACCACCGGTTATCGGGCTTACACTTTCAGGCGGAGGAATGCGTGGGATTGCCCATATTGCCGTACTGAAAGCTCTTGAAGAATATAATCTGAAACCGCACATTATCTCCGGAACCAGCGCAGGTTCTATTATTGGTGCTTTTTATTCTTTTGGAAAAACACCGGATGAGATGATGGAAATTGTACGTCAGACCTCTTTTTTTTCCCGATCAGCTTTAAAATTATCAAAAAACGGAATTTTCAGCTCCAATTTTATTCTAAAACTGCTTAAAGATTATTTACCGGAAGACAATTTCAACATTTTAAGAATCCCTATATATGTTGCTGCGACAGAGATGACCCATGGTATTGTGGACTTTTTCTCTGAAGGAGAACTTTTCGGTCCATTACTGGCTTCTTCCAGTGTTCCTTTTATTCTTCCTCCGGTAAGGATAGGGGAAAAAATTTATGTAGATGGCGGTGTTCTGGATAATCTTCCCATTGAACCTATCATGGATAAATGCAACTTCCTTATTGCATCCCATGTGAACTCCATCAGCTACGATCAATTAAACAAAATGAGTCTGATGAAAGAATTTGACAGAATCCTTCACTTAGCCATTGCAAAATCTGTGTATTCTAAGGCAAAATACTGTAATATTTTTTTAGATCCGCCTAAGATGACGAAATACAGCCTTTTCAACAAACGATATATGGATGAAATGTTTCAGCAGGTGTATGAATATACCTGTCAGGAACTTGAAGAGAAAGGATTTCGTAAAGTTTTGTGAGTTTGAAAAGTTCCGGAAGTTTATCAGATCAGGGACTTTCTTTTTGCCTGTTACAGGCCTTCCTCTTTTACTTTATTTTTGAAGGTTTCTATAGTTCCGGATAAAGACTCCAAAGACTTTCCTCCGGCGGCATTGATGTGTCCGCCTCCATTGAAATATTTTCTTGAGAATTGGTTTACATCCACATCATCTTTACTTCTGAACGAAATTTTAACAAAATCCTCATACAGATCTTCCATGAAAAATGCAGACATTTTTACGCCTCCAATGCTTAGACCATAGTTTACAAAACCTTCCGTATCTCCTTTCTGGAAGCCCAATTCTTTTAATTCGTTTCGTGTAAGGCTTAAAACAGCTACCGTTCCATCATTCACCACTTCTATTCTCCCCAGAACCAAAGCAAGCAAATGCAGACGGGAAACAGTA is a genomic window containing:
- a CDS encoding protein-disulfide reductase DsbD family protein gives rise to the protein MKFRNWFLLILLFLATGINAQIKNPVKFKFTINDLGNNQYEAVLNATMESGWHIYSKDLPEDTGIPTEYKVTGKNIELIGKFTEVGKKHEEFSEAFGGTIVFYSNSAGFKQKFKLKDPTKPADVTSEITYQTCDDRVCLAPNTLEFNQKVTPKGATEEAATEETAAPVKDSVKITETVTENPAKTEVAITETSKLDPKQLKIETIDFKKPLTDCGTASTKVDENYWTYLFLGFIGGLIALLTPCVFPMIPLTVSFFTKGSKNKAKGKRDALIYGFFILLIFVLLSIPFHIIDGIAGNIFNEISTSVWLNIAFFIIFIFFAGSFFGYYDITLPSSIANKSSKAEEAGGLIGIFFMALTLVIVSFSCTGPILGSLLGSAVTGSTNVPMLLTFALAGFGLAWAIIFGLLALFPQALQSLPKSGGWMNTVKVVLGFVELALALKFLSKADLVSKTFFLKRELFIAIWIIVALGLALYLLGFIRFPHDDKKPKISITRKILGALGIGFVIYLIQGLIPSDRPKLQLLSGILPPLNVSYFHDEKDGILGMHPEHDFFKAIELAKKEDKPILIDFTGYGCENCRKMEEFVWSEPDILPILQNDVVLASLYVDDKEELPEDQKTKIDLGEGQIKKVKTIGDRWSLFQQVNFNNNSQPHYVLITPDGKVINTPVSGYMPKEDFKKFLECGVNYYKKSK
- a CDS encoding T9SS type A sorting domain-containing protein, which gives rise to MRNFTVILSLFLTSILSAQTAPSIQWQKSMGGSNVDMFHFVEQTSDGGYIISGSTFSNNGDLTGNFGSRDAWILKLSFNGSIEWQKSLGGSQAELFQSIRETSDGGYILAGGSTSVDGDLTNNNGLEDYWIVKLDSVGNIEWQKSMGGSDRDIAQDILQTSDEGYIIAGTSYSTDGDILGSHGGSDIWIIKTNSTGNIQWQKSLGSSSAEEVQSIQQTSDNGYIIGGTTGNIADGDVTQIYGGTDYWIVKLDSDGNIQWQKSLGGTGFDVVHSIQQTFDGGYIVAGVYERAIPPYALNSDYGIIKLASNGDIQWQKFFGGSNSEVANSIQQTADGGYIIAGFSNSNNGDVLGNHGNSDFWILKTDNTGTLQWQKSLGGTGNESAGSIRKTVDGGYIIIGYSSSNNGDVSGNHGNIDGWIVKLGPQQLGISESQKMNQPNLYPNPAKDFFYVDHLPKGTVMDIIDMSGRKLLSKKNNEEKIKINTSIFSEGIYIVQIKNKDGIIFSKKITVSR
- a CDS encoding T9SS type A sorting domain-containing protein, which encodes MRHYIFTFSFLTYSLFTAQTAPSIEWQKALGGTQGETAHYTQQTSDGGYIMAGDTSSNDGDVSGNHGEGDGWVVKMDGSGNIQWQKALGGSNNDIIQSIRQTTDGGYIAAGSSKSTDGDTTVNHGNFDFWVVKLDNSGNIQWQKSLGGSGIDEAQSIQQTAEGGYIVAGTSSSNDGDVSGNQGGQDYWVVKLDSSGNIQWQKSLGGSDSDQLNSVQQTFDGGYIIAGTTVSTDGHITVSYGNNDFWVVKLDLSGNIQWEKTLGNIGDNLGYSAQQTFDGGYIVVGTSYDPTNIENGLPDYWVVKLNNSGVIQWDKYLGGSLHDNAITIRQTPEWEYIVGGWTISNNGQVTGNHGDLDYWIVKLDTNGNLKWEKTLGGPDTEYFSSIELTNDNGYIVSGNTFSTSGDITGNHGLIDAWVVKLSPEQLGISENHPTNKPNLYPNPSKDFFYADHLPKETVISITDMSGRKLFSQKYNEEKIKINTATFSEGIYIVQIKNKDGIILSKKITVSR
- a CDS encoding biopolymer transporter ExbD translates to MAEVIAQEKQGSKQKKKMIRVDMTPMVDLGFLLITFFMFTTNFTKPNVMDLGLPAKDPNPHPTDIPVIGDKDQITFILGKDNRVFYHQSNATDLTTGNLKETDFSGIKISKIISEAYKNAPAPKNFTVIVKPTDEANYKNFVDMLDNLAISKKERYGVTDIKPWETKIYKELTQ
- a CDS encoding alpha/beta fold hydrolase, encoding MLNFERKGNGKETFVLLHGFMENLSIWSDMEHHLSKDFSLLKIDLPGHGQSEILAEVHTMELMAEEVKKVLDNQHVEKVHLLGHSMGGYTSLAFAEKYPNSLKSLTLFFSTYFPDDEEKKQQRIKSYRIIKDAFAHYVRAGIPNLFNPNERDILEGKIEIALETALSTNNLGALACVKGMVERTDKKHILENLEAKILVLAGKHDNAVKTDMMIKHLPDRTNIKSYILDCGHNGHWEKPGICAEIINTELLHNLPKKLVL
- a CDS encoding patatin-like phospholipase family protein; translation: MALFSFKKKKPPAPPVIGLTLSGGGMRGIAHIAVLKALEEYNLKPHIISGTSAGSIIGAFYSFGKTPDEMMEIVRQTSFFSRSALKLSKNGIFSSNFILKLLKDYLPEDNFNILRIPIYVAATEMTHGIVDFFSEGELFGPLLASSSVPFILPPVRIGEKIYVDGGVLDNLPIEPIMDKCNFLIASHVNSISYDQLNKMSLMKEFDRILHLAIAKSVYSKAKYCNIFLDPPKMTKYSLFNKRYMDEMFQQVYEYTCQELEEKGFRKVL